The DNA sequence CCTGTCGCACTTGTGCCGTCGTCCCTCCGTCCCCTATTTCAAATCGAAAACACGTCGTAGCATCTCCTTTTCCGTATGAATCTCCGGCAATTTATCACATGAACCATTACGAGTGCTAATTTAATTTGCAACACATGATTTCACAGTTCTATTTGTCTTGCAACATTGAATAAGGTTcggttttctttttctctttacttttctatgttgtttttcttgttttgtgaaATGTGATTCCGAATTTCTGATTTTCGAATGGAGTTCTCTTCGGTTCATAATTTAAGCTTACACGTGAGCTTCGCCTTCTTTTCTGCTCTGCGAATTGttgatttctttctttttcttttgttctctGATTTTTCTGTTAACTGTAACTTGTGAGTGTGCGATTTCAGTTAATATCTTCAGCGTTTCAGAGATGTCAATTATCGGAGAAGATATGCAGACTCTCGGTGATTCTCGCTCGATCTTCGTCTTTCTCTCTTTGAGTCTCAAGTAATGAGCACAAACCTTTACTATTAGTGtgatttttaatttctaattgttCCTCTCTTTTATttctaggtttaattactctgtaaGTCCATATAGTTtcaccaaatttttaattaggtccctatactttttcttttcaattgggtccctgtacgttaattttttttcaattaagtccctaTTAACGTTTAACGTCACAAAAAATGTTAGTGAGTTGTGAAATAACTTATTTACCCTGTCTTCCTACTATAAACACTCCATGTTTCTGACTTATTTGAGGTTTCTCGTCTTTCCTGTTTtccattttgaattttcatccTCCACAGACTTATGGCTCAAAGTCAAGGAACCTCTTTCATTCTCTCTTTGGGAAGCTGTGTTTCAACGAGTTCCAACCCGAAGGAAAGAAGACATCTGTGTTTCTGTGGAGAGGCAGTAACTGTCAGCCATTTCTGACCATGGTAGGAGGTATGTTACTTGTGAGAAGATACCAAGATGCAACTTTTTTGAGTAGATTGACAGCCTGGTTCACAATACCATATCTTAGCATATCCTTTGTACCCTAACTTCTGCAACTCACTAACTATTTCTTGCAAACTCCATTCATCGGGCTCAAAATGCATCTCTTCCAACACCCTTCCCCCCAAATATTCTAGCCCATTCCCTATATCATGAAACTTGCTACCATGATGTATGTCTATGGTAAATTTCGAATTTCCCATCACtacattaataaaaatagaaacaaaTTCCATTTAAAACAGCATGATCATagcaacaacaatcaacaatcaaGAATCaagaataaacaaaatttatcttcAGCAAATAACAAAACAATCCAGAAATAAATATTGTAAACAAAATTCCTGTACATAAATATTCATATTGTAAACCCTAAATAAACCATTAAATCAAAACAATGCAGAAATCTATTCAACAAATACATAATCAACCAATgccatatttttaaataaaataaaattagcaTAAACATCAAGttttaaaactgaaaaaaaaaaggcttTTTTTGTCACTTGTTTGCAGACAGTTCGAGTACAGGGAGATGGAGCAGAGGTACAACGCGGGGACGGGAGGCCAAGCGCTACGAGGCTCGGTACGGTGTGGCGTGGCGACGTCAGGCGAGGGGCTTCACCGCGAGGGACGGCAACAGCTTGGACGGAGAAACGGCGAAGACCTCCGAACAGAACAAACCAAAGGAGACCAGCGCAGAAGGAAGGATGCGACGGACAGCAGACCACCAAGCATCCGTTGCAGATGACGCCAGACACGGACACGGACGACGGGACACAGGAGACGCGGGAGACGATCCTCGCGATCTCCAGAGAGCAACCTagggtttttttttctttgcgATGAAATGAAAGGGGTGcttttgctattttggaaaattaCATTTTTGTTCAGCTAGCCACTCCAACCAAATGACGAGAATATTCATTTTTTACCAAGAATATTCTGTTATCTTAAACGTTATACTCACGGCAggaacttaattgaaaaaaaaataacttacagggacccaattgaaaagaaaaaaagtatagagacctaattgaaaattcggTGAAATTATAGGAACTtgcagagtaattaaacctaatttCTATTGATGCTTGTAAAACAAATGGAATTCTTTCTATCAAAACCACGAGTAAGTTTTTAATGTTCTTGTCATGGTTAGTTTTGCTTCAATTTCGCTGAATATATGCACACACGTCAAGCGAAAATTGAGAAAGAGATAGCTATTTTCTTATCTGCGTCATTATCAGAGGTAATATGCAAGCCTTCTATATAAGCCTCCGACCAAAATTGTTTTTCTCTTAGGTATGTGTTCTTTGAACTCCTCAATTTTCATCAACCATGTGGATAAGGTGCTATTTTAATTGTTCTACATCGTGGCTTAACATTGAAATAGATTCCAATTATTTAATAGCGTTACTGTGTTGAATATATTTGTGCTACTTTTAGTTTATGCTGCGATGTACCGGTGCTACCATCTTGGTTTATGTAGTTTTTCTTAAAGAAATTTGAGTCCTTGAAAATCCATTTTTGCTTGTCCTTGGGAACTTCAGGTCTGATGTATACAACTTTGGAGTAATCTCAACTCAATGCAGGTATTGCTTTCATGCTTATGTAAACCTTGAAAGTATCTTGAAAAAAAGAGATACTCAAACTAGAATGATAGACATCACATGAATTGTGTATCACTTTGGGTGCATATAGATTAATTGTTCGTCTAGGAACATTGCAGGTGATTGGAGCCGTGGGGTTCATGTATCAACGACTTGAAATTCCAAAAGATGTTGATGAGAACTGCTGGCATCGGTGTGCATGCTCATCTCTTTGTTGAACaactatttttatttctcaTCCAAAAGAAATAGTATTATAACTTACAACTTCATCTGTTTCTACCAGTGATCCAGCTTCCCGTCCAACATTCCGGGAACTACTTGAGAAGCTTAGAGAGCTGCAAATTAAAGACGGTACGCCATTCAGTTCCTTTTTGTACCGGTGCTGCCATCTTGTGACTCTATTACtgcaaatttatctttttgcAGGAAATGTTCAATCCTTTAATCAACAAAACCAAAGTTTTCTGAATTTGAAGGTGTTGTTACAAAACTAGTCCATGTTCTTATTACTAGCCCATGTTAAACAATGTTTTGACTTTTGTAGAAACACCAAGTGACGATGGCTGGACAGAGGAACTGAATCTCTATATAGTTACTACTGCAGTTTATGGTGGAATGTGCATGGGGGTATTAACTGTGCTTGGAGACTTGATGATGGGTCCATTTGGCACAGGAGCTGAGATCATGCTTTGTGAGTTGGCTCAGGCATTAGAGAAGGAACATGACCTCTGAACTTGGCTTTTAGGAACTAATTTCTTTCTTGATTGGCAACTAGCTTACACTTAGTTTAGTTAGTTACCCTTCTTGTAATAACAATTGATTTCACTAGTTTATGTATTTCGATATTTGGATTTGGTTTGCAGGTTTTGATGCCTATACCGAAGCCAATAGGTTATGCCGGAGCCAATCCTTATAAAAAGTAAGTATTTtcgattattattattagggaTCTTGTGTTTTCTGTTTtgtaataattaaaattttgaaaaataccgaGAGATTGTATAATTGAGGAGATGTTGGAATTTTATTGATGTATGAACTGAGCTGATGTGAACAATGTGCTAGTGAGTGGACTTAAAAACCTTGTGAACTATGAATATAACGCCATTGATATTGTGCCAAGTTCTCTCTGATTATTTGTTTTAATCTGCACATCATTTCAAGTTGAAAGAGAAAAGTTCTTAATCCCATGGCTTCTTGTGGTAAACTGGAAAAGTACGGAGGTTTCGATGATCGAAGTAAAGCTAGCAATGTGTTTAAGATAGTTCTGATATAGGAACTTATCAAGTTTATCTAATTATTCTAGTTATTAATTGGATCATATGGTTCATGGATAGACAACAACAAAGACTTTTTGAAATAAAAGCTTTTTACTTCAATGTTTCCAAGGTT is a window from the Arachis stenosperma cultivar V10309 chromosome 3, arast.V10309.gnm1.PFL2, whole genome shotgun sequence genome containing:
- the LOC130967798 gene encoding uncharacterized protein LOC130967798, whose product is MYQRLEIPKDVDENCWHRDPASRPTFRELLEKLRELQIKDETPSDDGWTEELNLYIVTTAVYGGMCMGVLTVLGDLMMGPFGTGAEIMLCELAQALEKEHDL